The genome window TCTTTCGGCTATGAAGCACGGAAACTCAGTTATCTTAAGGGAAGCACATTCCTTCATAAATGAGGAGAATTTGTGCTTAACTCCAATCCCAATATTGACTGGAAGCTCTCTGAATACATCTAAGTATGTTGCCTTCCAAGCTTCTAGAATAGCTTTGGTGGCAGGAGCATTTTTTGCAGACGGTTTTCTTGGTGTGGAGGCATTAAGCAGACTGGCAATCAGATTTACACAACTTGAGCAAGATTACAGAGAAGCCCATCGAGCTGTTAATGATACTACAGTTCAAAATTGAGGTTTACCCATGCCCCTAGACCCAGCCCTGAAAGAAGTCCTTCTTCAATTTGCCGCCGCGCCCCAACCAGACGGCCTCGACGAGATGCGTCAGGCGGTCATCGCCAGCGCTGAGCGCATGCCCAAGCGGCCCACCAAGATCGCTGGAACCCGTGATTTGTTGATTCCCGGCCCCGAGTCCGAGCTGCCTGCCCGCCTGTACTCACCGCTGGGCGCAAAACCTGAAGGCGGCTGGCCGCTGACGGTCTTCTACCACGGCGGCGGCTTCGTCGCGTACAGCATCGAGACGCACGATCAGGTCTGCCGCGAGCTGTGTGAGGGTGCGAATACAGCGGTGCTCAGTGTGGATTACCGCCTCGCGCCCGAACACAAGTTTCCTGCCCCCGTGGACGACGCTTACGCCGCTTTCGTCTGGGCCGCCGAGCACGCCGACGAGCTGGGCGTGGATGCTTCCAAACTGGCCGTATCGGGCGACAGCGCAGGCGCGAGCCTCAGCATCGCCGTGACCCAGCGTGCCCGCGACGAGAACGGCCCGGCCATCAAAGCGCAACTGCTGATCTACCCGGCAGCCGATTTCGTCAACACCGAGCGCTACCCCTCGCGCAAGGAAAACGGTGAGGGCTACTTCCTGACCGAGGAGCGCATGAAGTTCTTCGGCGAAATGTATCTGGCTGAGGCCGTGCACGGCGAGCACCCGCACGTCTCGCCCCTGCACGCCGCCAACCTCAAGAATCTGCCGCCCGCGCTGGTCCTCACCGCCGAGTTCGACCCGCTGCGCGACGAGGGGATGGCCTACGCCGAAGCGCTAGGGGCGGCGGGCAACCGCGCCGAGCAGCAGAGCGGCCCCGGCATGATTCACGGCTTTGCCAACATGACCGGCATCTCACCAGCAGCGGCGGAGCTGATGGATAGGGCGGCGGCCTGGCTGGGGCAGGAGTTGGCGGGCACAGCTTAAGGCAGAGACTTTTAACCTGTCTGACAGGTGCGCCGAGTCTGCGCTAGAGTGAGGGCGCTCAAAATCCTTCACCCGCTCTTTGCGCTCACGCCCGTCAGGAGGTTTACTTTCGTGGCCCCATTTCTCTCTAAACGCGATTTGCAGTTTCAGCTCTACGAGGTGCTGGACACCGCCTCTCTCCCCCACCGCCCGCGCTTCGCCGAGCATTCCCGCGAGGTCTACGACGACGTGCTGGCGCTGGCCTACAACGTGGCCGACAAGTATTTTGCCAACCATGCCCGCGAAGCCGACTTAAACGAGCCGCATGTCGTGGACGGCAAAGTGCAACTCGTTCCGGCAGTTCAAACTGCAGTCAACGCCTTCCGCGACGCCGGATTTTTCAGCGCCCACCACGACGAGAAGTTGGGCGGCCTGCAACTCCCCTGGGTGGTGCTTCAGGCGGTGCAGGCCAACTTTCAGGCCGCCAACGTCGGCTCCAGCGGCTACGCCTTTTTAACCATTGGCAACGCCAATTTGCAGCGCGAGTTCGCCTCTGAGGCGCAGCAGGCCAAGTACATGATGCCGCTGCTGGAAGGCCGCTGGTTCGGGACGATGGCCCTTTCCGAGCCACACGCCGGAAGCGGGCTGGCCGACATCACCACGTCTGCCACACTGCGCGAAGATGGCAGCTACAACATCTCAGGCAGCAAAATGTGGATTTCCGGCGGTGAACATGAGCTGTCCGAAAACATTGTCCATCTGGTACTGGCCCGTATCAAGGGCGCTCCGGCGGGCGTCAAGGGCATCAGCTTGTTTATCGTGCCGCGCTACCGGGTGAATGAGGACGGCTCAACAGGTGAATCGAACAACGTCGTGCTGGCGGGCCTCAATCACAAGATGGGCTACCGGGGCACCACCAACACGCTGCTCAATTTCGGTGAGGGCGGCGAAACAGTGGGCGAACTGCTGGGCGAAGCGGGGCGCGGCCTGGCCTACATGTTCAGGATGATGAACGAGGCCCGCATCGGCGTGGGCATGGGCGCGGTGATGCTCGGCTACGCCGGATACCTCGCCAGTCTGGAGTACGCCCGCGAACGCAAACAGGGCCGCCACGCCAGCAACAAAGACCCGCAGAGCGGCATGGTGGCGATCATCGATCACGCCGACGTCAAGCGCCTGCTGCTGCGCCAGAAGTCGTTCGTGGAAGGCGGGCTGGCGCTGGGCCTGTATGCCTCAGCGCTGGTCGACGAGATTCAGACCGGGCCGGAAGCCGAGAAGCCGGACAACGAACTGCTGCTCGATCTGCTGACCCCTATCGTCAAATCCTGGCCCAGCAAGTATAGCCAGGAAGCCTTGAGCGACGCCATTCAGGTGATGGGCGGCGCAGGCTACACCCGCGATTATCCGGTGGAGATGTATTACCGCGACAACCGACTCAACCCCATCCACGAGGGCACCGAGGGCATTCAGGGCAATGATCTGCTGGGCCGTAAGCTGGGTCAGGCGGGCGGGCGCGGCTTACAGGTGCTGATAGCGAAGATGCAGGTCGACCTTCAGACGTCAGGTGGCTTAGACGGTGTAGCCGAGATTCGCGCCGCTCTCCAGACTGCCATGCAAGAGTGCGGCGCGGCGTTTGGGAAGATTCTCAAACGCGCTGCCGAACTCGGCCCCGATCTGTTTCTGGCCAACGCCAACAGCGCCCTGGAAGCCCTCGGCCACACCGTCATCGGCTGGATGTGGCTGCGGCAAGCAGCAGCGGCGGCCAAAGCCTTGCCAAATGCCAAAGGCGACGACTCGGACTTTTACCGGGGGAAGTTGCAGGCTGCCAAATTCTTCGCCGTTTACGAATTGCCCAAAATCAAGTTTCACACCGACCTCCTCGCCAGCGCCGATCCCACCACCCACGATATGCAAAGCGCGTGGTTTTAGAACCTATTGGATCATCTTCATCAGCGCTGCTTTGACGGCGGCGCGGCGACTCACCGGCATCTCGCAAGCCCTCAGGAGGCTCCATTGAATACTGTCCCAGACACCAGCCCACTCAAGACCGTTCAAGTTTCTGGCCGCAGCATGGCCTACACCGAAATTTGCCCCCAGCGTCCCAAAGCCACCGTCCTCTTTTTGGCGTGGCTGGGCGGCTCGCGCCTCGGCTGGCAAAGCGTGGTGGGCGAGATCGGTCAGGACTACCGGGCGCTGGCCCCCGATCACCGCGACACCGGCGACTCCCAAATGGTTGAGGACGCTTACACCCTGACCGACTTGGCCGATGACGCCGCCGAATTTCTCAAAGCTCTCCAAACCGGCCCCGTCTTCGTGGTGGGCCTCAGCATGGGCGGGATGGTGGCGCAGCATCTGGCCCTGCGGCACCCCGAGTTGGTGCGCGGCTTGGTGTTGGTATCCACCACAGCGGGCGGGGCGGGCAGTACTCCCGCCACCGAACGCGGTCGTAACGCTCTGTTTTTGTCCACCGACATCGAAGCTGGAGAGCGGGCGCGGCAGGCTTTGGCGCTGATGGCCGCTGACGGCCTGCTGGAGCGTGACCCCGCCGCCTTTGACGTTGCCCAACACAATGCCGAGCAGCACCCCCAGAGCGCCGAGAGTTACAAGCGGCAGTTTCGGGCCATCCGCAGCCACGACACTGCCGCCGAGCTGAGCCAAATCAAAGTGCCGACGCTGATTTTGCACGGCGAAACCGACGATCTGATTCCGCTGCCCAACGCTCAGCGCCTCGCCGAGAGCATCTCTGGTACAAACATCAAAATCTACCCACAGACCGGACATATGCCGCAAGTAGAGCGGCGAGACGAGTTTCTGGCCGACTTGCGCAGCTTCCTGCAACAGTACGCATGAAGTTCCTGCTGCTGCTGGGCTTGCTGGGAGTCAGCGTCGCCTCGGGGCAGGACGCTTCGTTCAGTGACGGTTTCGCGCTGCCGTCCGGGCGAATTCAGTGTCAGTTTAGCGACGAGAAGACTCCGCCCGCGCTGAGCTGTGAAGTGCAACTCGCACAGTTCAGGCCGCCCACCCGGCCCGCCGACTGCCCGCTGGCTTGGGGCGATTCGCTGGGCCTAGGCGTCACCGGCAAAGCGTACTTCGTCTGTCACGGCGACACAGTATTTGATCCCTTGCGGCCCGCGCTGGCCTACGGCAACACTTGGCGCACGCCCGGCCTGACACCAAATGGCCGGATCATCTGCCAGTCGCGTCCCAGCGGCCTGCGCTGCACCAATGCTGATGGGCACGGCTTCGAGCTGGCCCGCGCTTATTACCGGCTGTTCTGAATACATTCAAAGGAAAATCC of Deinococcus detaillensis contains these proteins:
- a CDS encoding alpha/beta hydrolase; protein product: MPLDPALKEVLLQFAAAPQPDGLDEMRQAVIASAERMPKRPTKIAGTRDLLIPGPESELPARLYSPLGAKPEGGWPLTVFYHGGGFVAYSIETHDQVCRELCEGANTAVLSVDYRLAPEHKFPAPVDDAYAAFVWAAEHADELGVDASKLAVSGDSAGASLSIAVTQRARDENGPAIKAQLLIYPAADFVNTERYPSRKENGEGYFLTEERMKFFGEMYLAEAVHGEHPHVSPLHAANLKNLPPALVLTAEFDPLRDEGMAYAEALGAAGNRAEQQSGPGMIHGFANMTGISPAAAELMDRAAAWLGQELAGTA
- a CDS encoding acyl-CoA dehydrogenase; protein product: MAPFLSKRDLQFQLYEVLDTASLPHRPRFAEHSREVYDDVLALAYNVADKYFANHAREADLNEPHVVDGKVQLVPAVQTAVNAFRDAGFFSAHHDEKLGGLQLPWVVLQAVQANFQAANVGSSGYAFLTIGNANLQREFASEAQQAKYMMPLLEGRWFGTMALSEPHAGSGLADITTSATLREDGSYNISGSKMWISGGEHELSENIVHLVLARIKGAPAGVKGISLFIVPRYRVNEDGSTGESNNVVLAGLNHKMGYRGTTNTLLNFGEGGETVGELLGEAGRGLAYMFRMMNEARIGVGMGAVMLGYAGYLASLEYARERKQGRHASNKDPQSGMVAIIDHADVKRLLLRQKSFVEGGLALGLYASALVDEIQTGPEAEKPDNELLLDLLTPIVKSWPSKYSQEALSDAIQVMGGAGYTRDYPVEMYYRDNRLNPIHEGTEGIQGNDLLGRKLGQAGGRGLQVLIAKMQVDLQTSGGLDGVAEIRAALQTAMQECGAAFGKILKRAAELGPDLFLANANSALEALGHTVIGWMWLRQAAAAAKALPNAKGDDSDFYRGKLQAAKFFAVYELPKIKFHTDLLASADPTTHDMQSAWF
- a CDS encoding alpha/beta fold hydrolase, giving the protein MNTVPDTSPLKTVQVSGRSMAYTEICPQRPKATVLFLAWLGGSRLGWQSVVGEIGQDYRALAPDHRDTGDSQMVEDAYTLTDLADDAAEFLKALQTGPVFVVGLSMGGMVAQHLALRHPELVRGLVLVSTTAGGAGSTPATERGRNALFLSTDIEAGERARQALALMAADGLLERDPAAFDVAQHNAEQHPQSAESYKRQFRAIRSHDTAAELSQIKVPTLILHGETDDLIPLPNAQRLAESISGTNIKIYPQTGHMPQVERRDEFLADLRSFLQQYA
- a CDS encoding DUF6636 domain-containing protein — translated: MKFLLLLGLLGVSVASGQDASFSDGFALPSGRIQCQFSDEKTPPALSCEVQLAQFRPPTRPADCPLAWGDSLGLGVTGKAYFVCHGDTVFDPLRPALAYGNTWRTPGLTPNGRIICQSRPSGLRCTNADGHGFELARAYYRLF